Sequence from the Atribacterota bacterium genome:
GTAGCTAAGAAGGCAATCCAATTAATGGGATTAAAACCAGCAACAAAAGTAATTTGTGGTGGCACTGATGCAGCTAATTTAAATGAAAAGGGAATTGCCACAGCTGTTCTGGGTATGGGTAGTAAATTACCTCACAGTAAGGATGAAAATATTTCAATTGGTGATATGGAAAAAGCAGTAAATATTATCATTAACATATTAAAAGAGTTTTCAGAAAAAGATTCTAAAATTTCTAGTAAACAAAGCATCTAATCTGTGTAGCGAGTGGTAAAAAAGCTTCCAAAAGAGAATGTTTTTACTTCTTATTAACCACTTTTTATATTCTTTTTGACCTTATTTCTGGTATATTGTTTTAGCTAATCTGTATAAAAATATGGCTATTCACTTCATACTAAAAATATTCAGTAATTGTGCACCTTATCTTGATGGTTAAATGGCAATAAAGGTAGCAACTTAAAGTTTGTCAATTCCTTTTCTTTTTAACCATTCTTCAAAGCCACCCTTATTGTTAAAAAATTCCTGGTCATAATTTTCTTCTAATTTTTTAATTTCTTCCATAAGTAGAGGTTGATGTTTCAGTAATTCATTGATCCTTTTCTCAAAAGCTAAATTTCTTCTGGTTAAATCATCGGTATCAATATTAAGATCTAATAATTTGATTAGTTTTTCAGCCATCATTTTAATTGCTTTAGGATTTTCCGATTGAATATAGATGGGAATTTCAGCTATAAAATTTATCATTTCAATGCCTTTCAATCTGGCTAAATGAGTAAGATAGGTACTGATACTACCGGGTCCTTCGTACATAGTGAATTTAATACCATGAGCCCTCACTTCTTCTTTTAACTCTTCCTTGGAGCAATAACAAGAGGTTCTAATAGCTCGGGTATGAGGTGTAGCGGCAGCAACATTTCCCATAAAGTAAACTCTTTGTAAATTATATCTCTCGCCAACTTTAAAAAGATGGTTAGCATACTCTTCCCAATTGATATTAGGTTCTTTTCCTTTAAAGAGAATTAGATTGCTTTCTTGATGATAATAGAATTCATTTTTTGGAAAATCAAAATTCTTTAAGATGCCATTTTCAATTCTAGTGTTTGGCCTGAATTCGCTGGCCAGCTCTATTGATGCAGGGAAATTAAAAATATAAAAACGATTAGCTTTGATTTCGGCAAATTTTATGGCCTTTAGTTTGTTCCTGATATAATCAATAGTTCCAGTGGATACCTCACCGCCATTCATACAGCCGCTGAATCCTATTAACATTTTGGCATTATTTATTTTTGGTTTTCGTATTAAGATTAATTGACTCAAAACCTTATTCCTCAGTTTATTTTTCTCATTTATATTATCAATTATATTATTATGATGCAAATATCAGAATATTGTTGGTAATTCATTAAATATATTTTGATAGGCTAACTATAGATTTTTCCTTGAAAGATAAGATGGAGGCAAATATTGTTAGGGGAGATTTACTCAAAGAATAAGAATAAAAGAGATAAAGGAGAAAGAAAGAATAGCAAAATTTAGCTTAAGATTAAGCTGTAAACTGTAAGAGAAATCTGAAGAAAGTCGTACAAAGCCTATACCATATTACTTGTGTTGATTTATGTCCTGGGTATATGATAGAGTATTATTATTGTAATATTCTAGAGATGTATTAAGAATGTCGTTCCAAGACTTAAATATTTAGCATCTTTTTCAAGAAATTATTCTTTTTTGAGGGTACTATCATGCTTTTGGCTTTATGGAAAACCTTTCTAGTTTTAATTGTTGGGATTTTGAGTGGTTATTTATTCCAAAAGTTGATGAAAAAACATCAATGGTTAACCGATGAATCTCTAAGAGGAATTGCTATTTTTCTCCAGAAGCTGGGTATGATCTGGTTAATTTCTATAACTTATATCGGGAGCTTATGGATTTTTGAAATTGAGAGTCTATCTGGAATTATTAGCCTACCTTTTGTAGGTTCAATATCCATCGTTGCTGGTGGAGTTTATGCGGTAATATTATCTAAATGTAATCATTACGATTCTATTGATACAGGTTCCATGTTTAGCTGTGGTTTTTTTGCCAATACCGCTTCACTGGGAGGAATGATTTGTTTTTACTATCTAGGAGAAGAAGGTTATGCTCTGGTGCCTATTTATAATTTTTTTATGCGTTTTTTATATTATGGGATAGGCTATCCAATTGCAAATATGTACAGTACTAATTTTATTAAAGATAAAAAAATGAG
This genomic interval carries:
- a CDS encoding PAC2 family protein; its protein translation is MSQLILIRKPKINNAKMLIGFSGCMNGGEVSTGTIDYIRNKLKAIKFAEIKANRFYIFNFPASIELASEFRPNTRIENGILKNFDFPKNEFYYHQESNLILFKGKEPNINWEEYANHLFKVGERYNLQRVYFMGNVAAATPHTRAIRTSCYCSKEELKEEVRAHGIKFTMYEGPGSISTYLTHLARLKGIEMINFIAEIPIYIQSENPKAIKMMAEKLIKLLDLNIDTDDLTRRNLAFEKRINELLKHQPLLMEEIKKLEENYDQEFFNNKGGFEEWLKRKGIDKL
- a CDS encoding AEC family transporter, with the translated sequence MLLALWKTFLVLIVGILSGYLFQKLMKKHQWLTDESLRGIAIFLQKLGMIWLISITYIGSLWIFEIESLSGIISLPFVGSISIVAGGVYAVILSKCNHYDSIDTGSMFSCGFFANTASLGGMICFYYLGEEGYALVPIYNFFMRFLYYGIGYPIANMYSTNFIKDKKMSHKIIEVIKDPFFYIGIGAVLVGLFLNLSAIERPPIYAPLNEVLVPLTTFVLLFSVGMNLKLSRISKYIRECSYISFIKFVALPLTTLIIVLLLNYQSINNGLPLKVSLIMSAMPVAFNSVIAANIYNLNIDLVNSCWILTTVGVMFVLPLLLLFINLF